The nucleotide sequence CTCGGCGAAACGTTCGGGCGTGCGCATGGCAAGCACATGCATCACGGCGAGCCACGCGCTCCAGTCGCCGCCCGATGTTTCGAGCGCACGGCGTCCCGCATGATTGATCGCCTGCGACCACGGCGTGGTCTTGGCCATCGGCACGAGCGCGACGAGTGTCTTCATGAAGCGCGGATACGAAACGCCCCATTGCAGCGCCTGCATGCCGCCCATCGACGCGCCCACGACCGCGTCCAGCGCCTCGATGCCGAGATGATCGAGCAGCGCCTTCTGGCTGCGCATCATGTCGCGGATCGTGAAGTGCGGGAACTGCGTGCCGCCCTGCGTCGACGAATTCGACGGCGAACTCGACAGGCCGTTGCCCAGCGCATCCACCACGATGACCGTAGTACGCGAAGGATCGAGCGCGCGTCCCGCTCCGATCAGAAAGTCCAGCCGATGATGCGTGCTGCCGATCGCGCAGAGCCCCAGCACGACCGGCCGCGTGCGATCGTCGAGATTGCCGTGCACGACGTACGACACGAACAGATCGTCGATATGCGCGCCCGATTCGAGCGCGAAGCGTCCGAGCGAAACGCCCCGATGCGGCGCGTCGATCCAGCCGGGTTGCATGTCGGGATGGTGCATCGTCAAGGTCATCCGTATCAGAACTCGATCACGGCGCGCACGTCCGCGCCCACCGCAAGCCGCTGCATGCCCTCGTTCACGCGCGCAAGCGTGATGCGCGAGGTCACGTATTCATCGAGCTTCAGCGTGCCGTCGAGGTACGCGTTCGCGAGCATCGGAAAGTCGCGCGCCGGATTCGCGCCGCCGTAGCTCGAACGCACGATGCGCTTCTCGCCCATCAGCGCGCCCCAGCGAAACGATGCCTCTTCGTCGGCGGGCAGCTTGCCGAGCCACACGACCTGACCGCCGGGCCGCGCGAGTTCGACGCTTGCGCGCAGCGCCTGCCGGTTGCCCGCCGACTCGATCACGACATCCGCGCCGCGTCCCGAAGTCAGTTCCGCTTGCGCTGCGACGAGCGTGTCGTCCGCGACGAGCGCGTGCGTAGCGCCGAGCGCGCGCGCCATGTCGAGTTTCTCGCGCGCGCGATCCACCGCGATGATGCGCGCCGCGCCCGCATGCCGCGCGCCCTGAATCGCGGACAATCCGACCGCGCCGCAACCGATCACGGTGACCGTGCTGCCAGGCTCGACGAGTGCGATGTTCGTCGCCGCGCCGAAGCCCGTCATCACGCCGCAGCCGACGAGACACGCGCGATCGAACGGCATCGCTTTCGGTACGGGAATCGCGCAGT is from Caballeronia insecticola and encodes:
- a CDS encoding alpha/beta fold hydrolase yields the protein MHHPDMQPGWIDAPHRGVSLGRFALESGAHIDDLFVSYVVHGNLDDRTRPVVLGLCAIGSTHHRLDFLIGAGRALDPSRTTVIVVDALGNGLSSSPSNSSTQGGTQFPHFTIRDMMRSQKALLDHLGIEALDAVVGASMGGMQALQWGVSYPRFMKTLVALVPMAKTTPWSQAINHAGRRALETSGGDWSAWLAVMHVLAMRTPERFAEDVAQAGSTHAWFEQRAAWFRKQRFDALDWIYQSHAYDAHDVGTSPGFDGDTAKALASIAAPTLIGVPALDLYNPVEAGEWAAAQIRHGRLLRVPSMSGHMAASDADPAAAARLNGEIASFMCNIEALP
- a CDS encoding Zn-dependent alcohol dehydrogenase, giving the protein MNFHAALMERTGEPLRIASVSLGHLADTDVVVRVKAASLCHTDLEATRGDLRTPLPFVPGHEAAGIVEWTGSAVTRVRKGDHVVMSWNPHCGQCFYCTRQTAILCQPYRDRMAQAFHFDGTPRLFLDDGSPVHQLAYMGSFAECCVVSEDCAIPVPKAMPFDRACLVGCGVMTGFGAATNIALVEPGSTVTVIGCGAVGLSAIQGARHAGAARIIAVDRAREKLDMARALGATHALVADDTLVAAQAELTSGRGADVVIESAGNRQALRASVELARPGGQVVWLGKLPADEEASFRWGALMGEKRIVRSSYGGANPARDFPMLANAYLDGTLKLDEYVTSRITLARVNEGMQRLAVGADVRAVIEF